CGCGCTCGCCCCGAGCGGGCCATGAGCTGCACGCGCTCCTCAACCGGGTGCCCGCGGGAACGTGGGGATTGGAGCCGGCGGCTCCTCCCTCCGCCTCCCGGAAGGCACGAAGGAAACCCACGCGATGAACACCCTCACTGTCTACCGGCTGGGCCGAGTGGAGTACGAGGACGGCCTCCAACTGATGCACCTCTTCAGCGAGTCGCGCCGGCAGGGCCTGTCGGGCGACGTGCTCCTCCTGTTGGAGCATCCCGCCGTGCTCACCCTGGGCCGCGCCGCGAAGCGAGAGAACATCGTCGCCACGGACGCGCAGCTCGCGGACAAAGGCGTGGAGGTCTTCGAGACCAACCGCGGAGGCGACGTCACGTACCACGGTCCAGGTCAGCTCGTGGGCTACCCCATCTTCCTGCTGCCGGAGGACAGGCGGGACGTGCGCCGCTACGTGCGCGATGTGGAGCGCTCCATCATGCAGGTGCTGGAGCGGTGGGGCATCACGGCGGGGCCCATCCCCAAGTGGCCCGGCGTCTGGATTGGCGAGGAAGGGGCCCCGGACACGCGCAAGGTCGCCGCCATTGGCGTGCACCTGTCCCGCTGGCTCACCACGCACGGCTTCGCGCTCAACGTGAACACGAACATGGACCACTTCCAGTTCATCGTTCCCTGCGGCATCCGCGAGGCGGGCGTCACCTCCATGCAGCGTGAGCTGGGCCGCGCCCTGCCCATGGCGGAGGTGGAGGAGGCCGCGGCCAACAGCTTCTGCGCCGTGTTCGACAGCGAGCGCGTGGACGCGCCGCCGCCCCTGCGGACCGTGAGCATCGCGGTGGTGAAGGGGCATGGCCCCGAGGCGCGCGTGCTGCTCGTGCGCCGCCGGCCGGAGCGAGGCGGCTTCTGGCAGGTCCTCACGGGGCGGCTCGAAGCAGGAGAATCTCCCGCCCAGGCCGCGGCCCGCGAGCTGGAAGAGGAGACGGGCCTGCGCCTGCCGCTGGTGGACCTGGCCTACCGCCACGCCTTCGCGTTGGGCGAGGCCCTGCCGCCACAGCTCGTGGAGGAGAACGGATTCGCCGTGCACGTGCCGCCGGACGCGAACGTGCGCTTGAGCGCGGAGCACGACGCCTTCGAGTGGGTGGACGTGCCCACGGCCCTGGAGCGGCTGCCCTTCCGGGGCCTGCGCGAGACGGTGACTCGCGCGGTGGCGGGGAAGGGCCCTACAGCTTGATGACCAGCGACTCGCGGGCGGCGATGGCGTCGGGGCGGTGCTTGCGCACCTGACGCAGCAGCCGGTCCATGCCCGCGTCGTCGCGTGACGGGTCGTGGTGGAAGAGCACCAGCTTCTTCACCCCCGCCTCGTTCGCGGCCTGCACCGCGGCCTCCCAGGTGGAGTGGCCCCAGCCGGTGCGAGCCGGCCCCGTGCGGCCGTGGTACTCGTCCTCGGTGTACATGGCGTCGTAGATGAGGACGTCCGCGTCCTGGGCGAACGCGTAGAACGCGGCATCCATCTCCGTGCCGTGCTCCAGGTCCGTGGCGTACACCAGCGAACGGCCCTGGCACTCCACGCGGTAGCCCATGTTGCCGCCCGGGTGGTTCAGCTCGATGGTGCGCACCTGCGCGGGGCCCAGCGTGAGCGTCTGCGTGGCGGCCAGGTCCGTGTACGTGAGCTTCGCCCGGAACACGCCCTCGGCCGTCACCGGGAAGTAGGGCGGCATCATCTGCCCGCTGAGGAGCTGCTTCACCGACTGCCCGTTGCGCGCCGGCCCGTACACGTCCAGGGCGCTGGTGGGCAGGAACATGGGCCCGAAGAAGGGCAGCCCCTGCAGGTGGTCGTAGTGGTAGTGCGAGATGAAGATGGAGCCGCGAACCGGCTTCTTCTTCGCCACCAGCGCGTGGCCCAGCGAACGGGCCCCCGTTCCCAGGTCGAAGATGAGCAGCTCGTCCCCACAGCGCACTTCCACGCAGGGCGTGTTGCCGCCATAGCGCCGGGTGTTCGCCCCGGGCGCGGGGATGGAGCCTCGTACACCCCAGAACCGCACCTCGAAGGGGATGCGGGCCTGATTGCGCGCAACGGTATTGCGCCGCCGCTCAGGGGGCTTCTCAGCCTGCTTTGGCTTCCGTGTCGTCGTCCTCGGCGAAGAGCTCAATCAGGTGCCCCGTGCGCTCGCGCTTCGTCCTCAGGTAGTCGACGTTATGCGGATTGTGCTCGGTCCGGGAAGGGATTCGACGTCGAACCGGAATGCCTTCTTCGACCATGCCCGCGATCTTCAGCGGGTTGTTCGTCATCAGGTCCACCGAACGCACGTCCAGGCTGCGCAGCATCTCCGCCGCGATGTCGTAGGTGCGCAGGTCATCGGCGAACCCGAGCTGCCGGTTGGCCTCGTAGGTGTCCAGGCCCTTGGCCTGGAGCGCGTAGGCTTTGATCTTGTTCCCCAGCCCGATGCCGCGCCCCTCCTGCCGCAGGTACAGGACGACGCCTTCTCCCGCCTGGGTGATGAAGTCGAGCGAACGGTCCAACTGCTCCCGGCAGTCGCACTTCAGGCTGCCGAAGACCTCGCTGGTGAGGCACTCGGAGTGGATGCGGACCGGCACGCCCTCGCTCCCCGAAACGTCCCCCACGACGAGCGCCACGTGCTCCCGCCCGTTGCGCTTGTCCCGGAACACGATGGTCCGCAGGGTGCCACGCTCGGTCGGGATGTCCGCTTCCGAGAACCGCTCCAGGTGCTGCGTGGGCTTACGGTTGGGAAGGACCTGAGGTGAGCGAGTATCCGACATGTTGAATCATCTCCAGATGCGGGCCCCTGTTTGAGGTCCTCACGTTCTCAAGTCAAGGCGGGCCCGAACTTTCCGACACGGGCCCACCTGGCAGATGCCTCACGGCGTCCTTCGTTGCTCAGGCCACCCATGAGAGCGGAAGCAGTTCTACTGCGTCCCCCTCATCCAAGCT
This genomic window from Myxococcus hansupus contains:
- a CDS encoding MBL fold metallo-hydrolase, which encodes MPFEVRFWGVRGSIPAPGANTRRYGGNTPCVEVRCGDELLIFDLGTGARSLGHALVAKKKPVRGSIFISHYHYDHLQGLPFFGPMFLPTSALDVYGPARNGQSVKQLLSGQMMPPYFPVTAEGVFRAKLTYTDLAATQTLTLGPAQVRTIELNHPGGNMGYRVECQGRSLVYATDLEHGTEMDAAFYAFAQDADVLIYDAMYTEDEYHGRTGPARTGWGHSTWEAAVQAANEAGVKKLVLFHHDPSRDDAGMDRLLRQVRKHRPDAIAARESLVIKL
- the ribA gene encoding GTP cyclohydrolase II gives rise to the protein MSDTRSPQVLPNRKPTQHLERFSEADIPTERGTLRTIVFRDKRNGREHVALVVGDVSGSEGVPVRIHSECLTSEVFGSLKCDCREQLDRSLDFITQAGEGVVLYLRQEGRGIGLGNKIKAYALQAKGLDTYEANRQLGFADDLRTYDIAAEMLRSLDVRSVDLMTNNPLKIAGMVEEGIPVRRRIPSRTEHNPHNVDYLRTKRERTGHLIELFAEDDDTEAKAG
- the lipB gene encoding lipoyl(octanoyl) transferase LipB; translated protein: MNTLTVYRLGRVEYEDGLQLMHLFSESRRQGLSGDVLLLLEHPAVLTLGRAAKRENIVATDAQLADKGVEVFETNRGGDVTYHGPGQLVGYPIFLLPEDRRDVRRYVRDVERSIMQVLERWGITAGPIPKWPGVWIGEEGAPDTRKVAAIGVHLSRWLTTHGFALNVNTNMDHFQFIVPCGIREAGVTSMQRELGRALPMAEVEEAAANSFCAVFDSERVDAPPPLRTVSIAVVKGHGPEARVLLVRRRPERGGFWQVLTGRLEAGESPAQAAARELEEETGLRLPLVDLAYRHAFALGEALPPQLVEENGFAVHVPPDANVRLSAEHDAFEWVDVPTALERLPFRGLRETVTRAVAGKGPTA